gcaggctaggtgtgttCGCTATACTAAGTTACCtgtaatatccagggatgtgcagaccaggtgtgttagctatgggaaatgtagggttaccgagatagggtaggggtctggggctgggtaggatgttcttcagagggctggtgtggactcaatgagcagaatggcctgcttccatactataaGGATTTTACGATTATCATGGAGACAGTGAGGAACTGACAGGAAAATGTTCCGTTAATTGGATAAGGATTGCTGACCTCTGCATCACTTTGAGTATTATAGATAGCAAATACTATATTTGGATGTGGAATTTTTTTGAGTTAATACTGCCTGGTGGGATCTTCACACCACTAGGTTCAAAAGCTGAAAATTCATGAACAATACAAATCATGAACAATTTAAAAGTATTAGTTGTAAAATTAGCATTAGAACCTGACAGGAATTTGATTTCATAGATGTTATAAATAAGGAAATCTACAGGTTTGCTGCTCAATATTGGAGGGTTGTCCAACTCAGTTTGCCTGCTGCTGAGCTAGGGTGCTGTTGGATTGGGAACATGAGGGGAGTGCACTACCTATGAAATTAGCAGCAGGTAAAGTGGAACAAAGATCCCTCAATGATTATGTGGTTACAGATGCTGTTGGTTCTGATACTGAGCAAAACAGACCAAAGGATCAGATTCCATTCTCATCCTGTATTGAGTTAGATAATTTTGTGAAGAATTGCAATATAGAGGATAGAAACAGGCCCAACAGCCCAAATAGTCCACAAATATcctctgtttccttgtctcttATGTGCCATTAGTTTAAACTGAATTGAATTTATATCATTTTCCTCAACTTCTTCCAGGGGCAGCAAATCAGCCTCTAGTTTTGCTCTTTCCCATAAGTCACAGCAATTGCTTTTGGTTGACTTTATCAAGACTTTTCACAGCCTTAAAGTTCTCTATCACGTCatctctcagactctctctctcaatgtacATTCAGCCTAGGAAGGTTGTAATTTTTCTTTATTGTAGCTAAGAAGTTTGTAATTCAAGGGTTTGGAACTCAGTATGGACTGAACCCAACCCTTGTTGAACTTTTCAGCTTCCTGTTTTGTAATGTTTTCCAATCTATTATACATTAAGCGTTAAAGAACATTTGCTATTGTTGGTCCACTTCATTGACACAGCAAATCTAGTCAAGCTGCTATGTTCATACATACACAATTATTTCCTGTTGTCTTAACTGAGTAATGTGCCTGCTGGTCCGTGAGACCAGTTTTGCTTTCCAGTCTTGAGTTACTTGATCTCATTGTGTTGCATTAGCTGGTGCCAAAATTTGCCCTTTGCCTCATTATTCAAAGGCAAATTAACCAGAATTCCTGTTCTTAATTGCTATCTAGTGAAATGACCCTTAGTGAGAAATATGTATATTAGGACATCAAATGAGAGTAGGTTTGGTTTGGCCCTGATGCCTTATGCAACAAAATAGCCTTTtgatactgagataatgggaactgcagatgctggagaatccaagataacaaaatgtgaagctggctgaacacagcaggccaagcagcatctcaggagcacaaaagctgatgtttcagacctagacccttcatcagagaggtggatgggagagggttctggaataaatagggagagagagggaggcggaccgaagatggagagaaaagaagataggtggagaggagagtataggtggggaggtagggaggggacaggtcagtccagggaagacggacaggtcaaggaggtgagatgaggttagtaggaaggaaatggaggtgcagcttgaggtgggaggaagggatgggtgagaggaagaacaggttagggaggcggagacaggctgagctggttttgggatgcttcaaaatctccccttgccccactgcatcccaaaaccagcccagcttgacccctccccccactgcatcccaaaaccagctcagcctgtctctgcctccctaacctgttcttctcacccatcccttcctcccacctcaagccgcacctccatttcctacctactaccctcatcccacctcgtcttccctggattgacctatcccttccctacctccccacctatactctcctgtccacctatcttcttttctctccatcttcggtccacctccccactctccctatttattccagaaccctcttcccatccccctctctgatgaagggtctaggcacgaaacgtcagcttttgtgctcctgagatgctgcctggcctgctgtgttcagccaccttcacactttgttatcttagccttTTGATACTTTTGTGCTAATGGATGCAACCGCCAGTTGCTTACATTTCAATAAACCGTTTCCCCCCCATGACAGTATTTCCGTCCTGGTGCTTCTAAGGTGTTCCAACAAATTTTAACACAAGCTGCAGGAATAAAACGTTTTCATTTAAACATTTTCCATTGGCATATTTTACAACTTCTGGCATTCAGAATTGAGTTTTACAATTTCAGAACATGACCTCAGTCTTCCATTTTTATTACCTCTCCCTGGCCAtttcttgtttcagagataatgggaactgcagatgctggagaatccaagataataaagtgtgaagctggaagaacacagcaggccaagcagcatctcaggagcacaaaagctggcgtttcgggcctagacctttcatcatcTGTCAGCAGAACAGACGCATTTTTTATCCTTTCCCTTCGTCTCCCTCCTCTGTCAACAGGATAATAAAAATCATTTTCCAGCCCCTTTCACTTCTGAGGAAGTCATCTAGAATGTGAAGTGCTAGCCCTGTTTCCCTCTAGATtgtcttgctgagtttctccagcactttgtttttatttcagaatataTGACTCCACCGTATGCTGCCTTGAGGTTTTCTGCCTTTTGGTGGGACTGAATGGAGTGGGATGAAGGTTGCTGCTGGGTTAAATCAAGAAAATTGTAAAATGAATAAAGTAGTGAATCAGAATAAATTTGAAGAGTTCTTAGTCCAATTGGAAATCTCCAATGAACCTTTATGTTAAGGATAGTCTTTATTACAGAAAAGAACTGTGATGCTGCACATGGGGTATAAGGTATACACGCAACTGGTCTTGATGGGACATAAGGCATGGTGCTCATTATATTCTGCATATAGCACAGATTCATGTCACTCTGGCCAGAATCTTCCAGTAAACCCATCAGAAATTTCTACTGGTTCATTGTAGGCATCAATTGAGCTACCAGCTAAACCTACTTCACAAAAGTGGAATGAGAAACCTTGATGCTAAATGATGGTGTGTGATGTGGGTCATCGAATAACCTCATTTTGAATGAACCCGGAGCATATCTATGTAATCACAATTTGTCTAGTGTGATACAGTTGTTGTAGCAATGGAATATTGCTGTGCAATATCATGCTACTTGAGTATCCTTGTACACTGCTTGTCTTTGAGTGTGAAGCACATATGTAAATTGCTATAACTGTAGAGCATCATTTCAAGATAGAAGGGCAATAGTGCACCAGCATGCAATACTGTGGCATTGCAGAATTGCATGTTAGCACCATGAAATCGGTGGAATACAGTTTAGGTACTTGTGTTCCACCAACTCTGAGATGCTGCATGTGATTCTTTACTGCCGTGGAGGAGTCTGTAAACTTATACCACCAATTGTCTTTGTGTAATCTGGTGACTTGGGTCCAAAGATAGATAGGGTCTTATCTTCACTTTCAAAAAAACTTTCAGTGACCTGATTAAAAATAAAGTACCTGTAAGAAAGCTGAATTCAGGAGAATTGGACAGCGATTCTACAATTCAGCAACATGATTTTCATGTTATCTAGAAATATACAGTCACTTAGAGACAGTTGAACCAATTACAGAGAAGTTAGCCACCTTTGGTGCCTCATCACACCACTTGCCGTTATTGTTTCCCCTAAATCCCTAGTCACAGAAACATTCCTTCCAGGACCAACTTCTAAGCGAGaacaattgcatttatttcaaaataatagTCAGCTTCAAATACTACAATTCATTATTGCTTACCCTTCCAGAATGTCCAGTATGGTGCCCTGAAATTCCTGCAGCTTCACATATCTCTTTAGAAAATCGCTCCAAAGTGTGAACTCCTATTGCCTGCTCAGAGAACTGCATGGTACCAGGTACAGGGCGGCGGTAAAACGGGCCTTGTGGGGGAATCATATTGAGGTAGCGTCGCAGCAGTGAAACTATGCACCTTGGATTCAGGGAATCTGCGTACTGTCTCGTCTGTACAATTTTCAACTTGTCAAGGCTGTCCTGAGGATTGCTTGGCCTGCCAGTAAACTCCACATATTCACCGATCATGTCACATCCAAACTCGAACTGGTCAACTGTTAGTTTATGGTGATCCTTAGCAGCAcatagggaaaagactttgcacACATAGAAGTAGACAGCATAACTGTAGCTCTTTGCATCTCGTAGATGGAAGACCACCTGCCACAACCTCTCCTCATCATCCTCAGTGTACGGTTGGGCCTGCTTCCTTACCAGCCCAATTCCGAGTCGCTGGAGTTGCTTCATCCGATCGTCAAGGGTAGCCCGGAATTCAGCAAAGTCCAGCTTCAGCTTGTTGAAGAAATCAATGTCGCTGCGCCTGCAGTTTTCCCGCAGGTGTCGCAGGATTGAGCAGCACAGGAGACGGAGAGAATTGGGTGGGTATTCTGAGCCGTCTTGTCTCCGAACTTCAAGCACAAATCTGCTTAGCCAGAAATTCAGTTCATCATGGGTGATTTCATAGCAGAGTTCGGGCACGTAAAGGAAGAGTTCATTACGCTGGACACCTTGCTCCATGACATAGCTATTTCGAGTTTTAGCCCACTCGTCCCAAACTCTGACACCCCAGGCTGTTGCTTTTTTTGTGTTATATGGAATCCCACTATCTTGTTGTAAAGCCAGCGACCTCTTCTCTTCCGTAGTGTGTTTGCCAGACCAGACTTTGCCCTCTTCCTTTGTCAACAAGCAGtcttctttgttgtccagatcGGGCTCCTTTTCTTGCTTAAAAGAAATAGAAGTCGGTGACAAAGAAACTGCTATAGCCCTCGCATCTTCCTCTACAACTTTAGGATCAAACTGATCCATTTATCAGCTGAAAAATTGAAGTTCAAAACAGGCAGAAAAACAAAGAgagaaaagggaaagaaaactgCTGCATTGAGACTTAAACTCGCCACTCAGGCTGGGGGCCCCCCGCAGGGTGTTATCAACAACAGCTGCGTGTTAACTGATATACCCCTGCAAGGCGAGGTTTAACTGCTATTCAGCTGTATTTGCAGAAATGATTCCCAGAGGCATTTCAGGTCACGTGAGTAGAACCGAGCAGACAGGGCTTGGCAAGGGTCCCTGTGTTCTTCAAGGAAATGGAATGAAACGAAATGCCAGCCCTCATCAGGCCCCTCATTAATCATCCCTAATGTGTGTTTATTGCTGGCTGGCAAGGTAGAAGGCTGTCTGCTCTTATAAAAAGCAGATGAAGGCAGAGAGTGAGACAAGCCTTGGCATTATGAGTTCAGAGCTTTCCTGTTCGCTAAGGCCTAGTTCATGAATGATTCTTGTTTTGCTTCTTCTGCTGCATTGCTTTGGATGTGTGGAGGAGGTGGGTAGAGGTGAGAACAGAAAAAAAGGATGGTGCAGTCCTGTTCTCCCCCCTCCCAACATTTTTTTGCAGGGgtgattttattaaaatacatttgaaaataaagCAACATTGCTCTATGAACTGCTTCTATCAGGAGATTTAAGCCATAAAAATATTAACAATAATTTTCAGATCAGGTTTTTTTGGTGAAatggttatttttaaaaagatactAAAATATGCAAATTGCTGTCATCTGATCATCAAAACACATGTTCCATCAGATATAAGAGTAAGGAAGCAAATTTTCCTCTTCCTATAATCTTTATAAGGGTGAAAAGAAACACACCAGTTCCTGCTTTCGTTGATAAAATCAGATTAGGTTGACTGCCCACCCCCATCACCATGCAAACAAAAGGATTGGACTCTACCATGTGGCAGGAAAAGAGAAGGGTTTTGCACAGAAGCTTCCATTCAAATGCTCCGACACAAATTCTATTACAGATCACAGTAAGAAAATTCTTAAGTTAAAACTGTTTCCTTCTTACCCCTCCATatctgtagaatcatagaatccctacagtgtggaaacaggccattcagcctatcgagcccatactgaccctccgaagactattccaacccctaccctatccctgtaattctgcatttcccatggctaatccacctgggcaatttagcatgtccaatccacctaacctgcatatgttTGGATTAACACATCCATCAACACGGAGAAGCAATGGACGCCTGGCATTAGGTACCTAATGGCATGAACATCAAAGAAATGCTTCTGGGATTGACTATGTGGCTGCGATGGGTTTAAACCCCAGCTTTCTGGTTTGCTGTTGCAACCTCCACCACACGGACAAAGTTCTCCCTTTTGCGGCACTTTTTTCCTCTCACACTACTGCTGAAGCTTATGCACTCTCATGTGAACACATACTGACACCTGTTCTCCCTTTCTCTTTCATTCTGTCCTCTtcagctcacaaaacaaaactgttagTTCTACCCCTTCCGCACCACCCCATGACCACCACCACAATATGTAACTTCCAATATTTAGAGCTTCAGATTTTTAGTATGCCGTCTTTTGGTCTTTGGGGTGGGCTGTATGTATAGAAAAGTGCTTACTACCAGTACATAAGTTCATTTTCGAGCGAATTATCATCGGGGATTTTCTGAGTTGAAAAAATCTCTACCTGTTTTGACTAGGGTGCTGCAGTTAACTTTAGTATCCGTGAATGAAAGATGGGGAAAATGCCCAGAATTCCTGCTATTACTTTTCCTTGAAAGGTGTGAGTGGATGTTTGTTGAAGGAGGAATAAGGCTTACAGTTGAAGGTCGTCCGGTTCAAAGATCTATTCTTCTACTCCAGGGTACCaagttttgttctttttttaagtAGGAAGCAGCAATTTTATCTGGGAGGTTAGGCTGAGAGATTTCTTGGTTGGATGCATTAAGTGCACGAGTATAGTGAATGTTGCATTCCATAGATGTGGTTATAGTAATGCAACTCAGCCAGGTAGAACTTGGCCACTGTGCAGGTGTAGTGATGGTGTTTCTGTGAACCTTTTCCATGCTTTCATACTGAGCATTGTTTCCTGTTAATGAGGGCATTTTATCTGCACTCTTTCAAGACATTTGTTAGAATTATCAGTCTATTAGGAAATCACTTATAAAACGTAATTTACAGCCTGACTCCTCCCAGACCATATCCAGATGTCAGCAATATCCCAGCACCTTTCCAAAAATGAACCAGATCATGAAGGTTAGCCTGCTATGCAACCACGTGTGGCATCACAAAATATTTGCTGTCCACTACAAACACGCTTTCTGGAATGAATCTTTGGATTATGTTGTGGATCAGAAGTTCTAATTGCTTCTTCCTTGCCTTGCTCAGAATTATAACCAATTGTAGTATTAGAACCAATTGGTGTATTCGCAAAGTGTTCATGTGTTCTTTGTACGTTGACTCCACCAGGATTCTGTGTGCTCAGTTGTTTTCAACAGATACCTGCTTTTTAATTTTCTAGTTTATTTGTAAACATTACTCAGCTTTCTTTTAAATAGCATTAACCCAAGTACTAGCATTGACAGGACAAATATGTTGTAGGTCATAAATGTATAGACTCTCAATTTGCTGTAAAACCTGAGAAATAAAGCTGCTCATGACAATTACGTTTATCTAAAATAGGCTACTCCATTTGCACATTATTGCAGTAATCTGTTACTCGCCTGTCCATCCCTTCAGTTAGACTCAGCATTCACTCACATCTTTTTGAGTCATCTTTACAGCTCTGTAATGGACAAGGACCCTGTGACCTTTTAAGTGAATATTTGCTCAGCAGATTTAGCAGGGTTTCTGTCAGATCAAACCTCAGGAACCCTAATTTGGTAGTTGCTGTTCATTCATCAAAGTATGGCAAACTTATTCACCACATAGCAGTTTCACTCAGTTTGTCCAAGCAGGACAGGGTCAGATAATACTTTAAAAATTTGTTCTCCTGATATGAGTGGCACATTTAATTCTCATTTTCGTGGGCAACTGCCGTGATAATGGTCTTCCCATGGTGATAAGTAGGAAATTCAGTAAATATGACATAACCTCAATGAACGAACTGAGCCAGACAAGGAAATATGTCCAGTTGAAGAATGATGCATGATTTAGAGGCAAAGATGATCCCATTATTGTCCTCTTGTGTGGTAGAAGCGTGGGGAGGATCCTACTTACAGGTAGCAAAGGTGGAGTGGCTTTAAGGAGATATATTAAATTTTATATAATTTGGGATAAACAGACTATCAAAGTGTCAGAAAAGCAATGAATGAATTACATGAGTGTGTCTAGATATTTTCTGCAGAAGTATGTCGTAGAACTAACAAATATGCATGTTGTACTAATGATGGACTATGAGTGGAGTTAGTTCACACCGAAGCAACGTGTGGACATTTATCTAACAATGACTCTAATATGATCAAGTTCAATCTGTGTTTGAAAGGGACAAATCTGAGGGACCTACTCAAATTTTAGATTTACCTAGTTCTGAGACACTTCACAGTATTCTGGTGAGATTTGTTAAATGGTAAAACAGCTAAGAGATACTGGGGACAGCatggtggttcaatggttagcaccttTCAGCGTTAGTGCCTCTCAGCGCTAGGGAtctaggtttgattctaccctcagatgACTATCTGTGGAAAATC
The window above is part of the Stegostoma tigrinum isolate sSteTig4 chromosome 7, sSteTig4.hap1, whole genome shotgun sequence genome. Proteins encoded here:
- the LOC125453769 gene encoding uncharacterized protein LOC125453769, with protein sequence MDQFDPKVVEEDARAIAVSLSPTSISFKQEKEPDLDNKEDCLLTKEEGKVWSGKHTTEEKRSLALQQDSGIPYNTKKATAWGVRVWDEWAKTRNSYVMEQGVQRNELFLYVPELCYEITHDELNFWLSRFVLEVRRQDGSEYPPNSLRLLCCSILRHLRENCRRSDIDFFNKLKLDFAEFRATLDDRMKQLQRLGIGLVRKQAQPYTEDDEERLWQVVFHLRDAKSYSYAVYFYVCKVFSLCAAKDHHKLTVDQFEFGCDMIGEYVEFTGRPSNPQDSLDKLKIVQTRQYADSLNPRCIVSLLRRYLNMIPPQGPFYRRPVPGTMQFSEQAIGVHTLERFSKEICEAAGISGHHTGHSGRVSSAATLYNRGFDEQSIKERTGPTGILAKGYRRASPAQMKAMSDCLQPPNPLKKMSACSPSSSSSSDDRSSSPDEGPSNIIIISEDGTDHSQEATTIFSRPEVMITEQDGILKIEMPSRTSPLMPLTSHQTITKLKIVKGDIVLELNL